A part of Paraliobacillus zengyii genomic DNA contains:
- a CDS encoding LolA family protein, with protein sequence MKKSISVGIILVSMLLLVACGEKSKEDVMTKLEESLEEMSGYQTQASMRLQTGEKEQSYEIEIAHKKKAYYRVLLKNDQDEEGSQIILKNDDGVFVLTPALNKSFKFQSDWPSNSSQPYLYQSLVTDILNDGDAVFKTTENYYVFETKTNYQNNSTLPYQEIYFDKKTYTPVMVKVLDQDRKALVEVEFTNFELDPEFPDDMFEMENNMTSSLFGIPVSADVENMDQDLTVLYPTELLGSELTETTEVDTENGKRVMLSYQGDKDFTLVQEKPEVYQTSVMQPEMVNGDPVSLGFTIAAQTASALEWSYQGVDYYLASEALTKEEMTEVATSITAQATK encoded by the coding sequence ATGAAAAAAAGTATCAGCGTTGGAATCATACTTGTGTCGATGCTGTTGTTAGTTGCCTGTGGAGAAAAGTCAAAAGAAGATGTGATGACGAAATTAGAAGAGAGTCTAGAAGAAATGAGTGGCTACCAGACACAAGCGAGCATGCGTCTTCAAACAGGTGAGAAAGAGCAAAGTTATGAGATTGAAATTGCGCATAAAAAGAAAGCCTATTATCGTGTTTTGCTAAAAAATGACCAAGATGAAGAAGGTAGTCAAATTATTTTAAAAAATGATGATGGTGTATTTGTGTTGACACCTGCATTAAACAAAAGTTTTAAATTTCAAAGCGATTGGCCATCCAATAGCAGTCAGCCCTATTTATATCAATCACTTGTAACCGATATATTAAATGATGGGGATGCCGTATTTAAGACGACTGAAAATTATTATGTGTTTGAGACGAAAACGAATTATCAAAATAATAGTACGTTACCGTATCAAGAAATTTATTTCGATAAAAAAACGTACACACCTGTAATGGTAAAAGTGTTAGATCAAGATCGAAAAGCATTAGTCGAAGTCGAGTTTACAAATTTCGAATTAGATCCTGAATTTCCTGATGATATGTTTGAAATGGAAAATAATATGACAAGCAGTCTATTTGGAATACCTGTAAGCGCGGATGTTGAAAATATGGATCAAGATTTAACTGTTTTATATCCAACGGAATTATTAGGAAGTGAATTAACCGAAACAACAGAGGTCGATACAGAGAATGGTAAGCGAGTCATGTTATCCTATCAAGGTGATAAAGATTTCACACTAGTTCAAGAGAAACCAGAAGTATATCAGACATCTGTGATGCAACCTGAAATGGTGAATGGAGATCCAGTTAGTTTAGGGTTTACCATCGCAGCACAGACTGCATCAGCATTAGAATGGAGCTATCAAGGTGTCGATTATTATTTGGCTAGTGAGGCATTAACGAAAGAAGAGATGACTGAAGTGGCGACATCTATAACCGCTCAAGCAACAAAATAA
- the alr gene encoding alanine racemase, protein MTQLSYRAAWIDVDLGAIRYNVKQIKKRLSPTTKVYAVVKANGYGHGDVEVGKTALQAGASALAVALLEEAIRLRESGITAPILVLGRVAPEYVETAAKYKITLTFYQKDWLKQVKQQDFTEQLDVHLKLDTGMGRIGVQKSEALVDILQEMTDPRIHFQGLFTHFATADEGSLTYYEEQKDKWESLRTVVESNWSNPVLMHTGNSAASMRFPDEMLDYVRFGISLYGLYPSPVVKEEKPIPLKPALSLHAQLVHVKKVSPGMSVSYGATYTATEEEWIGTIPLGYADGLRRKLQGTDVLIAGKRMKIVGKICMDQCMVKLDQAYPIGTQVTLIGRMQDEEITMDEMAENLNTINYEVACMLSNRIPRYYK, encoded by the coding sequence ATGACACAATTATCATACCGCGCTGCTTGGATAGATGTTGATTTAGGGGCGATTCGCTATAATGTGAAGCAAATCAAAAAACGCCTCTCTCCTACAACAAAAGTCTATGCAGTTGTAAAAGCAAATGGATATGGACATGGAGATGTGGAAGTTGGTAAAACAGCACTTCAAGCAGGGGCTTCAGCATTAGCAGTAGCTTTACTAGAAGAAGCGATTCGATTAAGAGAATCGGGTATTACTGCTCCCATCCTTGTGCTAGGCAGGGTTGCACCTGAATACGTAGAAACGGCAGCGAAATATAAAATAACACTTACTTTTTATCAAAAAGATTGGCTTAAACAAGTAAAACAACAAGATTTTACAGAACAGTTAGATGTCCATTTGAAATTAGATACCGGAATGGGAAGAATTGGTGTACAAAAATCGGAAGCGTTAGTTGATATTTTACAAGAAATGACCGATCCACGAATTCATTTTCAAGGATTATTTACACATTTCGCAACTGCCGATGAGGGAAGTCTAACGTATTATGAAGAACAGAAGGATAAGTGGGAATCATTACGGACAGTTGTTGAATCTAACTGGTCCAATCCCGTGTTGATGCACACTGGAAATAGTGCTGCTAGTATGCGTTTTCCGGACGAGATGTTAGACTATGTGCGTTTCGGTATTAGTTTATACGGGTTATATCCCTCGCCAGTTGTTAAAGAAGAAAAGCCAATTCCCTTAAAACCAGCACTGTCATTACATGCGCAATTAGTACATGTAAAAAAAGTTTCACCGGGCATGTCAGTTAGTTATGGTGCGACCTATACTGCTACAGAGGAAGAATGGATAGGAACGATCCCACTAGGTTATGCAGATGGATTACGCCGTAAATTACAAGGAACAGATGTGCTAATAGCAGGAAAACGAATGAAAATTGTCGGAAAAATATGTATGGATCAATGTATGGTTAAATTAGATCAAGCATATCCTATTGGAACACAAGTAACATTAATAGGTAGAATGCAAGATGAAGAAATAACGATGGATGAAATGGCTGAAAACTTAAATACAATTAATTATGAAGTAGCTTGTATGTTAAGTAATCGTATCCCTCGTTATTATAAGTGA
- a CDS encoding CopG family ribbon-helix-helix protein, with protein MVLSENAQEIVVRLPKNLLNEVDRLMKNENSDLNEFIYQATKSYLREKKKRHIRESMQRGYMEMAKINLNIASEAFQAEEEAENTLERLVSGV; from the coding sequence ATGGTTTTGTCAGAGAACGCACAAGAAATTGTTGTTCGATTACCTAAGAATCTGCTTAATGAGGTGGACCGTTTAATGAAGAATGAGAACAGTGATCTGAATGAATTTATTTATCAGGCAACTAAATCGTATTTACGAGAGAAGAAAAAAAGACATATTCGAGAATCCATGCAAAGAGGCTATATGGAAATGGCTAAAATTAATTTAAATATTGCTTCAGAAGCTTTTCAAGCTGAAGAGGAGGCAGAAAACACCCTTGAGCGCTTAGTGAGTGGGGTGTAA
- a CDS encoding type II toxin-antitoxin system PemK/MazF family toxin: MIVKRGEVYFADLSPVVGSEQGGVRPVLILQNNIGNRFSPTVIVAAITAQIQKAKLPTHVEIDAKKYGFERDSVILLEQIRTIDKQRLTDKITQLDNNMMEKIDKALEISLGLADF; the protein is encoded by the coding sequence TTGATTGTAAAAAGAGGCGAAGTTTATTTCGCCGATCTTTCTCCTGTCGTTGGATCAGAGCAGGGCGGGGTACGCCCGGTATTGATCCTACAAAATAATATAGGTAATCGTTTTAGTCCTACGGTTATCGTTGCTGCCATTACCGCACAAATTCAAAAAGCTAAATTGCCGACGCATGTCGAAATTGATGCAAAGAAATACGGTTTTGAACGTGACTCTGTTATTTTATTAGAGCAGATTAGAACGATAGATAAACAGCGATTAACAGACAAAATAACGCAACTAGATAATAACATGATGGAAAAAATTGATAAAGCATTAGAAATCAGTTTAGGTCTAGCAGATTTTTAA
- a CDS encoding RsbT co-antagonist protein RsbRA — protein sequence MHRRLQAIVVDNSDTIIKNWLEQVSEKRKSDYTSAISDELFQSTNREFVNVIFTSVDKSGLTDELDNFSERLVNLGWPLSYLTDGLQTFRRVTIDFILSQSEKIDSDHFSTVLDMVDRWIDPIINRLVNEYSGSWEHTVSMQRVALQELSAPLIPVMNNITIMPLIGTIDTERAKLIMENLLEGVIKHNSEVVLIDITGVPVVDTMVAHHIIQASEAVRLIGSTCILVGIRPEIAQTIVNLGIDLSKFPTKSSLRKGFETALELTDRKIENCGETEQNIEKLLGSLKKE from the coding sequence ATGCACAGAAGATTACAAGCAATTGTTGTTGATAACAGTGATACAATTATTAAGAATTGGCTAGAACAAGTGTCAGAAAAGCGTAAATCTGACTATACCTCTGCAATATCAGATGAATTATTTCAAAGTACAAATAGAGAATTTGTAAATGTAATCTTTACTAGTGTTGATAAAAGCGGTCTAACGGATGAATTAGATAACTTCTCAGAACGATTAGTTAATCTTGGCTGGCCATTAAGTTACTTAACAGATGGTCTACAGACGTTTCGTCGTGTAACGATTGACTTTATTCTTAGTCAATCCGAAAAAATAGATTCCGATCACTTTTCAACAGTTTTAGATATGGTCGATAGATGGATTGATCCAATTATTAATCGATTGGTTAATGAGTATTCAGGTAGTTGGGAGCATACGGTTTCGATGCAACGTGTTGCATTGCAAGAACTATCGGCACCACTCATTCCAGTAATGAATAATATCACTATAATGCCTTTAATTGGGACAATTGATACTGAACGAGCTAAGTTAATCATGGAAAACTTATTGGAAGGTGTTATTAAGCATAATTCGGAAGTTGTCTTAATTGATATTACTGGCGTGCCAGTTGTAGATACCATGGTTGCGCACCATATCATACAAGCATCTGAAGCAGTGCGTTTAATTGGATCTACTTGTATTTTAGTTGGAATTCGTCCAGAAATAGCCCAAACAATTGTTAATTTAGGGATTGATTTAAGCAAATTCCCAACGAAAAGTTCATTAAGAAAAGGTTTTGAGACAGCACTGGAATTGACTGACAGAAAAATTGAAAACTGCGGAGAAACGGAACAAAATATTGAGAAGTTATTAGGGTCTCTTAAAAAGGAGTGA
- a CDS encoding STAS domain-containing protein — MRIPILKLHNYLLISIQTDLDDQTAIQFQEDLLNKIHKSGATGVVIDLTSVDIIDSFIAKVLGDVVTMSDLMGARVVLTGIQPAVAMTLIDLGIHLQDVRTALDLEQGLIKLRQELED; from the coding sequence GTGCGAATACCAATTTTAAAGTTGCATAACTATTTACTTATTTCCATTCAAACTGATTTGGATGACCAAACAGCGATTCAATTTCAAGAAGATCTTCTAAATAAAATACACAAAAGCGGTGCCACAGGGGTAGTGATTGATTTAACATCTGTAGATATTATCGATTCATTTATTGCAAAGGTACTAGGAGATGTCGTGACTATGTCCGATTTGATGGGAGCAAGAGTTGTATTAACTGGCATCCAACCAGCAGTTGCCATGACATTAATTGATTTAGGAATTCATTTGCAAGATGTGCGAACTGCTTTGGACTTGGAACAAGGCTTGATTAAACTTCGCCAGGAACTGGAGGACTGA
- a CDS encoding anti-sigma regulatory factor, translated as MDFKPCVNIQNEWDIVGARQLGREQAKEVGFGTVDQARIATAISELARNIYLYAGTGKICFEIINNLERKGLIIVAVDQGPGIRDISQVMQDGYTTSGGLGAGLPGVRRLMDEFDIVSDIGVGTEIRTSKWIRKGLGGA; from the coding sequence ATGGACTTCAAACCCTGCGTTAACATACAAAATGAATGGGATATTGTTGGAGCGCGTCAACTAGGTCGTGAACAGGCTAAAGAGGTAGGATTCGGTACAGTTGATCAAGCACGCATAGCAACAGCTATCTCAGAGCTTGCAAGAAACATTTATCTCTATGCAGGAACCGGTAAGATTTGTTTTGAAATTATAAATAATTTAGAACGAAAAGGATTGATTATTGTTGCTGTAGATCAAGGGCCTGGAATAAGAGATATTAGTCAGGTAATGCAGGACGGATATACCACGTCAGGTGGTTTAGGTGCTGGTCTTCCTGGTGTAAGACGATTAATGGACGAGTTTGATATTGTATCAGATATTGGGGTAGGTACAGAAATACGTACATCCAAGTGGATACGTAAAGGTTTAGGGGGTGCTTAA
- a CDS encoding PP2C family protein-serine/threonine phosphatase, with amino-acid sequence METIKLDMEDYRKLLKEYLLTKDETALYRAEQFSKLSMQHNISPEEIINTHIEALKELYPSLQKEISDSLNFLLEAMISYGLAYQEFQSLRAKQSELNSEISVAANMQQTLLSTIKPQTKGLDIGAISVPANQMNGDYYHFVTDKKDDSLGIAVADVIGKGIPAALAMSMIKYSMDSFPESQRNPSAILENLNRVVERNVDPSMFITMFYGLYNPKDAVFSYASAGHEPGFYYHADKGEFEEIEARGLVLGATDQSKYQQFERHIKKDDRIILLTDGVSECRVGDRFIEREEVLDVIKEYIHLPAQEAVEHVYKHFERVQDFQLRDDFTLIILRKIV; translated from the coding sequence GTGGAAACAATTAAGCTTGATATGGAAGATTATCGTAAATTACTAAAAGAATATTTACTTACAAAGGATGAAACTGCTCTTTATCGTGCAGAACAATTCAGTAAGTTATCCATGCAACATAATATTTCTCCAGAAGAGATTATTAATACGCATATTGAAGCTTTAAAAGAATTATATCCAAGTTTACAGAAAGAAATCAGTGACTCTTTAAACTTCTTGTTAGAGGCTATGATTTCTTATGGTTTGGCTTATCAAGAATTTCAGAGCCTCCGAGCCAAACAGTCTGAATTAAACTCGGAAATATCGGTTGCAGCTAACATGCAACAAACATTATTATCTACTATTAAGCCGCAGACAAAGGGTCTTGATATTGGAGCTATTAGTGTTCCAGCAAATCAAATGAATGGTGATTATTATCATTTTGTTACAGATAAAAAAGATGATTCTTTAGGAATTGCGGTCGCAGATGTTATTGGAAAAGGAATACCAGCAGCGCTAGCGATGTCGATGATTAAGTACTCAATGGATAGTTTTCCGGAATCTCAGCGTAATCCGAGCGCTATTTTAGAAAATTTAAATAGAGTTGTAGAACGTAATGTTGATCCTAGCATGTTCATTACCATGTTTTATGGCTTATATAACCCGAAAGACGCGGTTTTTTCATATGCATCTGCCGGTCATGAACCAGGTTTTTATTACCATGCAGATAAAGGTGAATTTGAGGAAATAGAGGCGAGAGGTCTCGTGTTAGGGGCAACAGATCAATCGAAATACCAACAATTTGAACGTCACATTAAAAAAGATGATCGAATTATTTTATTGACAGACGGTGTGTCGGAATGTCGTGTGGGTGATCGGTTTATTGAACGTGAAGAAGTCCTAGATGTTATCAAAGAATACATACACTTGCCTGCTCAAGAAGCTGTAGAACATGTCTATAAACACTTTGAACGTGTACAAGACTTCCAATTAAGGGATGATTTTACATTAATTATTCTACGAAAAATAGTTTAA
- a CDS encoding STAS domain-containing protein yields the protein MNINLDIQVVEEDLTTTLVLAGEIDAYTAPKLKDALLPLTQKANVMVIVDLEKVDYLDSTGLGVFISALKSTKEYGSELKLLQLQDRVRRLFEITSLDSIITIETTVRGGN from the coding sequence ATGAATATTAACCTAGATATACAAGTAGTTGAGGAAGACTTAACTACGACGCTGGTATTAGCTGGAGAGATTGATGCCTATACTGCTCCTAAATTAAAGGATGCTTTACTTCCACTAACCCAAAAGGCTAACGTAATGGTTATCGTTGATTTAGAAAAAGTAGACTACTTGGATAGTACTGGACTTGGTGTCTTCATAAGTGCGTTGAAGTCAACAAAGGAGTACGGTAGTGAATTGAAGTTATTACAACTACAAGACAGGGTACGTCGATTATTTGAAATTACAAGTTTAGATAGCATCATTACAATTGAAACGACTGTACGGGGTGGGAACTAA
- the rsbW gene encoding anti-sigma B factor RsbW: MEYFDFIEMKVPAKAEYVGVVRLSISGIANRMGFTYEDIEDLKVAISEAMTNATTHAYSKREEGEVTVGFGVYDNRLEVMVADHGGSFNLAEVKNGIGPYRQTEAIENLREGGFGLFLIDALMDKVEIKNEYGVIVLMTKYVHTNEVGIDDDQISTTQ; this comes from the coding sequence ATGGAATATTTTGACTTCATTGAAATGAAGGTACCTGCAAAAGCGGAATATGTAGGTGTTGTACGTTTGAGTATCTCAGGCATTGCTAATAGAATGGGTTTTACATATGAAGATATTGAAGATTTAAAGGTAGCGATTTCTGAAGCGATGACAAATGCTACAACGCATGCATACAGCAAGCGAGAAGAAGGTGAAGTAACAGTAGGATTTGGTGTATATGACAACCGTTTAGAAGTTATGGTTGCCGATCATGGCGGTAGTTTTAACCTGGCGGAAGTTAAAAACGGGATAGGACCATATCGTCAAACGGAAGCAATTGAGAATTTGCGAGAAGGCGGGTTTGGTCTATTTTTGATTGATGCATTAATGGATAAAGTAGAGATTAAAAATGAATATGGTGTAATTGTGCTTATGACAAAGTATGTCCATACGAATGAGGTGGGAATAGATGACGACCAAATCTCAACCACACAATAG
- the sigB gene encoding RNA polymerase sigma factor SigB yields MTTKSQPHNSRGDEVYQWIKHLQENPKDEEIQEKIVLTYQNLVHSIARKYAKNSMIHEDLVQVGMLGLLAAIRRYDPTLGKSFESFAIPTIIGEIKRFIRDKTWSVHVPRRIKELGPKIKKATEELTTDNQRSPSVGEIAAYLEVSDEEILETMEMGQSYRALSVDKKIEADSDGGTVSILDLVGNEDDAYETTDQRMLLEKVLPLLTEREQQILQLTYFDNKSQKETGDTLGISQMHVSRIQRKALKKLREALQAEDIGAHY; encoded by the coding sequence ATGACGACCAAATCTCAACCACACAATAGTCGTGGGGATGAGGTTTACCAATGGATAAAGCATCTTCAAGAAAACCCAAAAGACGAAGAAATACAAGAAAAAATTGTCTTGACCTATCAAAATCTTGTTCATTCTATCGCTCGTAAATATGCAAAGAATAGTATGATACATGAAGATCTTGTTCAGGTAGGGATGCTCGGATTATTAGCGGCAATCAGACGGTATGATCCAACATTAGGTAAATCATTTGAATCGTTTGCGATACCTACTATTATAGGTGAAATAAAACGATTCATAAGAGATAAAACATGGAGTGTGCATGTCCCACGTCGAATCAAAGAACTTGGTCCGAAGATTAAAAAAGCAACAGAGGAACTTACAACGGACAATCAACGTTCGCCATCTGTTGGAGAAATTGCTGCCTATTTAGAGGTGTCGGATGAAGAAATATTAGAAACGATGGAAATGGGTCAAAGTTATCGAGCGCTCTCAGTTGATAAAAAAATCGAGGCAGACTCAGATGGAGGAACTGTCTCTATCTTAGATCTAGTAGGTAATGAAGATGACGCCTATGAAACAACAGATCAGCGAATGTTACTAGAAAAGGTTTTACCCCTCTTAACTGAAAGAGAACAACAGATTTTACAATTGACTTACTTTGATAACAAAAGTCAAAAAGAAACAGGAGATACGCTTGGTATTTCCCAAATGCATGTTTCGCGCATCCAAAGAAAAGCTTTAAAGAAGTTAAGAGAAGCACTTCAAGCTGAAGATATAGGGGCGCATTACTAG
- a CDS encoding SpoIIE family protein phosphatase: MKQREHMQLSVYQKAKKGNYYCGDSYYFKETENEFICALADGLGSGEQAKESSQAVMDIIEDNDYATVEQLIKLCNKELIGKRGVVLGVLKINFIEKTYTYSSIGNIGIMTISADSEKKRNIPQNGYLGSFPRQLKVVHETFSENMVFVMFSDGVTSKDLSYKYFLEKDVTKITDLFSHSMDPIRHDDTTLIVMKYNL; this comes from the coding sequence GTGAAACAACGTGAACATATGCAACTATCTGTTTATCAAAAGGCGAAAAAAGGTAATTATTATTGTGGAGACAGCTACTATTTTAAAGAAACAGAAAATGAGTTTATTTGTGCACTTGCAGATGGTTTAGGAAGTGGCGAACAGGCAAAAGAATCATCTCAAGCTGTAATGGATATTATTGAGGATAATGATTATGCAACTGTTGAGCAACTAATTAAATTATGTAATAAAGAATTAATTGGCAAGCGCGGTGTTGTACTAGGTGTGCTTAAAATTAACTTTATTGAAAAAACATACACATATTCTTCTATTGGTAATATTGGGATCATGACGATTTCTGCGGATTCAGAGAAAAAACGAAATATTCCCCAAAATGGATATTTAGGTAGTTTTCCTCGTCAATTGAAAGTAGTACATGAAACATTTTCTGAAAATATGGTTTTTGTCATGTTTTCCGATGGTGTAACTTCGAAAGACTTATCATATAAGTATTTTTTGGAAAAAGATGTTACAAAGATAACGGACTTGTTCTCACATTCGATGGATCCAATTCGACATGATGATACCACGCTGATTGTAATGAAATATAATTTATAA
- a CDS encoding Tex family protein: MTEATAPLKEIIDWVVKETDIAASSINQVITLLEKGNTVPFIARYRKEQTGALDEVQIKTIEDKWEYAVHLSERKQEVIRLIDEQGKLTDTLKNDVEQATQLQRVEDLYRPYKQKRKTKATVAKAKGLEPLAEIIWTQDVISIEQEATSYLSEEHELLTVEEVLAGANDIIAEWISDDAVYREYIRESTHKKGIIQSEVKNKAEDEKGVFEMYYAYQEPIRSVVSHRILALNRGEKEGIIKVGILPPIESIEAYLERKIIKTKAAEAVRTFLQQAISDSYKRLIQPSIEREIRNLLSESAEKQAIDIFSKNLKNLLLQPPLKGKTILGVDPAFRTGCKLAVVDETGKVFDINVIYPTAPKHDTVGAEKIVLDYLKRYDVELISIGNGTASRETEQFIADLISKHDLSVAYMIVNEAGASVYSASKLAREEFPDLKVEERSAVSIARRVQDPLAELVKIDPKSIGVGQYQHDVTQKSLNESLKFVVETAVNQVGVNVNTASTSLLQYVSGLSKTVATNVIKERESLGKFTDRKQLKKIPRLGNKTYEQSIGFLRVSNGTEPLDRTPIHPESYPATKALLKMIGCKTEDLGSEKLKLKLEELDVEAVAEQLDLGKLTLSDIVKALGSPERDPRDDLAQPLLKKNVLSMEDLKTGLELQGTVRNVVDFGVFVDIGVKQDGLVHISKMSNKFVKHPMDIAAVGDVVTVWVDKVDEQKQRIALTMIKED, encoded by the coding sequence GTGACAGAAGCCACCGCACCATTAAAAGAAATAATTGATTGGGTAGTAAAAGAAACGGATATAGCTGCATCTTCAATTAATCAAGTGATTACATTACTTGAAAAAGGCAACACTGTGCCATTCATTGCTCGTTATCGTAAAGAGCAGACAGGGGCATTGGATGAAGTTCAAATCAAAACAATTGAAGATAAATGGGAATATGCTGTACATTTATCTGAACGTAAGCAAGAAGTAATTCGCTTAATTGATGAACAAGGAAAACTAACAGATACACTGAAAAATGATGTGGAACAGGCAACACAATTACAACGAGTAGAGGATCTTTACCGTCCATATAAACAGAAAAGAAAAACAAAAGCAACCGTTGCGAAGGCAAAAGGCTTAGAGCCATTAGCAGAAATAATTTGGACACAAGATGTCATTTCCATAGAACAAGAAGCGACTTCTTACTTATCAGAAGAGCATGAATTACTAACGGTAGAAGAAGTCCTTGCTGGTGCTAATGATATTATTGCAGAATGGATATCTGATGATGCTGTGTATCGAGAATACATAAGAGAGAGCACACATAAAAAAGGAATTATACAATCAGAGGTAAAGAACAAGGCTGAGGATGAGAAAGGCGTATTTGAAATGTATTATGCATACCAAGAGCCGATTCGTTCTGTTGTCTCTCACCGTATACTAGCGCTTAATCGTGGTGAAAAAGAGGGAATTATTAAGGTAGGTATTTTACCACCGATTGAAAGTATTGAAGCTTATTTAGAAAGAAAAATAATAAAAACAAAAGCAGCTGAAGCGGTGCGGACGTTTTTACAACAAGCGATAAGTGACAGTTATAAGCGTCTTATTCAACCGTCAATAGAGCGAGAAATTCGCAACTTATTATCTGAATCAGCAGAAAAACAAGCGATTGATATTTTCTCGAAAAATCTTAAAAACCTTTTATTACAACCACCTCTTAAAGGTAAAACAATATTAGGTGTAGATCCTGCTTTTCGTACGGGTTGTAAACTAGCAGTTGTTGATGAGACTGGAAAAGTATTTGATATTAACGTTATATATCCAACTGCACCAAAACATGATACAGTTGGTGCAGAAAAAATAGTATTAGACTATTTGAAACGATATGATGTTGAATTAATATCGATTGGAAATGGTACAGCTTCTAGGGAAACAGAACAATTTATTGCTGATTTAATTAGTAAGCACGATCTTTCTGTAGCATACATGATAGTTAATGAGGCGGGAGCAAGTGTATATTCTGCTTCTAAGTTGGCTAGAGAGGAATTTCCTGACCTGAAAGTGGAAGAGAGAAGTGCTGTGTCGATTGCAAGAAGAGTTCAAGATCCTTTAGCTGAATTGGTTAAGATTGATCCGAAGTCCATAGGGGTAGGCCAGTATCAACATGATGTCACACAAAAAAGTTTGAATGAGTCATTAAAATTCGTGGTAGAAACTGCGGTTAACCAAGTTGGGGTTAATGTAAATACTGCGTCGACATCCTTATTGCAATATGTTTCTGGTTTAAGTAAAACCGTAGCAACCAATGTGATCAAGGAAAGAGAATCTTTAGGTAAATTTACAGATCGTAAGCAATTAAAAAAGATACCAAGATTGGGTAACAAAACGTATGAACAGAGTATTGGGTTTTTACGTGTCTCTAATGGGACTGAACCTCTTGACCGTACGCCTATTCATCCAGAGAGTTATCCGGCTACCAAAGCTTTACTAAAAATGATTGGTTGTAAAACCGAAGATTTAGGTTCTGAAAAACTAAAACTGAAATTAGAAGAACTTGATGTTGAGGCTGTTGCAGAACAATTAGATTTAGGGAAGTTAACCTTATCGGATATTGTTAAAGCATTGGGTAGTCCTGAACGAGATCCGCGTGATGATCTAGCACAACCTTTATTGAAGAAAAATGTATTATCAATGGAAGATCTAAAAACAGGTTTAGAATTACAAGGTACCGTCCGCAATGTAGTGGACTTCGGTGTGTTTGTGGATATTGGTGTTAAACAAGATGGGCTTGTTCATATTTCAAAGATGTCAAACAAGTTTGTTAAACATCCAATGGATATAGCGGCTGTTGGTGATGTAGTAACAGTTTGGGTCGATAAAGTTGATGAGCAAAAACAACGTATTGCTTTAACGATGATTAAAGAAGACTAA
- the cmpA gene encoding cortex morphogenetic protein CmpA, which translates to MPNWFKKQMSDAFQEKNLRQIKILNQCWFFYLDRRISR; encoded by the coding sequence ATGCCCAATTGGTTCAAAAAACAAATGTCGGACGCCTTTCAAGAAAAAAACTTAAGACAGATAAAAATCTTAAATCAATGCTGGTTTTTTTATTTAGATAGAAGGATATCGAGATAG
- a CDS encoding SprT family protein: MEQIELERLINELSLTYFKKPYIDKVSFNKRLRTTGGRYLPTKRSIELNPKYLEELGLEEFCGIIKHELCHYHLHIEGRGYKHGDIEFKRLLENTGSPRHCQPLPTMNEDPLHLYECIACKQPYPRKRILNVKKYRCGKCRGKLVKL, from the coding sequence ATGGAACAAATAGAATTAGAACGATTGATCAACGAATTGTCACTTACTTATTTTAAAAAGCCATATATAGATAAAGTTTCCTTTAATAAAAGATTACGAACTACTGGTGGAAGGTATCTTCCAACAAAAAGGTCGATTGAATTAAATCCGAAATATTTAGAGGAATTAGGATTAGAAGAGTTTTGCGGTATAATTAAGCATGAGTTATGTCATTATCATTTACATATAGAAGGAAGAGGATATAAGCATGGCGATATAGAATTTAAGCGTTTGCTAGAGAATACTGGATCACCTCGTCATTGTCAGCCTTTACCTACAATGAATGAGGATCCGTTACATTTATATGAGTGCATAGCATGTAAACAACCTTATCCTAGAAAAAGAATACTTAATGTTAAGAAGTATCGTTGCGGTAAATGCAGAGGAAAGTTAGTAAAGCTCTAG